In Agarivorans gilvus, one genomic interval encodes:
- a CDS encoding tetratricopeptide repeat protein: MLFHARREEGKDDDFNFDAFEGISQARVHATKGELNKAKRLLFDSHDGLLDTPNKVSGELLPDTFLTLNSVGEFEYAMPFAEELEKRQGIDPVSLQSAQKVLKAEDFELKLGQFREYNKMGIEAYEEHRYQDAINYFDKALLVAPGNTGAILNKIQAILKQLSLNPKAMSGQLLNECKTTIKQLDGLKLNDNHAERYSTLKNEFQQLGSKK, from the coding sequence GTGTTATTTCACGCCAGACGTGAAGAAGGTAAAGATGATGACTTCAACTTTGATGCTTTTGAAGGCATTAGTCAGGCTCGAGTCCACGCCACCAAAGGCGAGTTAAACAAGGCCAAACGGCTGCTTTTTGATAGCCACGACGGTTTATTAGACACCCCGAACAAAGTCAGCGGAGAGCTATTACCCGACACCTTCCTTACCTTAAATTCTGTCGGCGAATTTGAGTACGCAATGCCCTTTGCCGAAGAGTTAGAAAAACGCCAAGGCATTGATCCAGTCTCTCTTCAATCGGCCCAAAAAGTGCTTAAAGCTGAAGATTTTGAATTAAAACTGGGGCAATTTCGTGAGTACAACAAAATGGGGATTGAGGCTTATGAGGAACACCGCTATCAAGATGCCATTAATTACTTTGATAAAGCTCTGCTTGTCGCACCGGGCAATACCGGCGCCATACTTAATAAAATTCAAGCGATACTGAAGCAGCTTAGCCTTAATCCCAAAGCGATGAGCGGGCAACTACTGAACGAATGTAAAACAACCATAAAACAACTAGATGGTTTAAAACTCAATGATAACCATGCAGAGCGCTATTCCACCTTAAAAAATGAATTTCAGCAATTAGGCAGCAAAAAGTAA
- a CDS encoding ion channel: protein MTSSASCRYQDSSGACCSAAAQEHGLCFWHDPEADKSGEHIKAQLESYAQNGGLLRGLQLQNAQLAGINLVKYNSKQGYDMTGADLYRANLNGAHLFNLQLSHGSLMKADLRNANLNHADLSLSNLLGCKLDHCKCDSLRVGNQLLQEQWAEEANKQQDLEAMTDYYQQAEEIYRSLRKMTEAEGLFTTAGQFLRKELTMRRYQMPEYSYQRGISKLVDWVCGYGELPMRVVVTSMMIILSCALIYFFTGIHFNGNIVALNLDHSLEQNLIAFAECLYYSVVTFTTLGYGDFTPVGVSRVFAAIEAFSGSFIIALFVVVFVKKMTR, encoded by the coding sequence ATGACTTCATCTGCAAGCTGTCGTTACCAAGATAGTTCCGGTGCATGCTGCAGCGCAGCTGCGCAGGAACACGGCTTGTGTTTTTGGCACGATCCCGAAGCAGATAAAAGTGGCGAGCACATCAAAGCACAATTAGAAAGCTATGCTCAAAATGGCGGTTTATTACGTGGGCTGCAACTTCAAAACGCCCAGTTAGCTGGTATCAACTTGGTCAAATACAATAGTAAGCAAGGCTATGATATGACTGGCGCAGACTTATATCGAGCCAACCTCAATGGGGCCCACTTATTTAACCTACAGCTAAGCCACGGCAGCTTAATGAAAGCGGATTTACGCAATGCCAATCTCAATCATGCCGACCTAAGCCTAAGCAACTTATTGGGCTGCAAATTAGACCACTGTAAATGCGATAGTCTTCGCGTTGGCAATCAGCTGTTACAAGAGCAATGGGCCGAGGAAGCGAATAAACAACAAGATCTTGAAGCCATGACAGACTACTACCAACAAGCAGAGGAAATATACCGAAGCCTGCGAAAAATGACCGAGGCCGAAGGGCTGTTTACCACCGCGGGACAGTTTTTACGCAAAGAACTAACGATGCGACGCTACCAAATGCCTGAATACTCCTACCAAAGAGGAATATCGAAACTCGTTGATTGGGTATGTGGTTACGGAGAATTACCCATGCGGGTTGTCGTCACCTCAATGATGATCATATTAAGCTGCGCCTTGATTTACTTTTTTACTGGTATTCATTTCAACGGCAATATCGTTGCCCTAAATCTAGACCACAGCCTTGAACAAAACCTAATAGCCTTTGCTGAGTGCCTCTATTACAGCGTGGTCACCTTTACGACCCTCGGTTATGGTGATTTTACACCAGTAGGGGTTTCTCGTGTATTTGCCGCTATTGAAGCCTTTAGCGGTAGCTTTATTATTGCCTTGTTTGTGGTGGTCTTTGTGAAAAAAATGACCCGTTAA
- a CDS encoding histidine phosphatase family protein, with product MIFIRHSQPDIADNCCYGQLDMAAEATQLALAVERLAPLLTAYQVEKILSSPLLRCRQLAEALYPDATIHFYPELKEIDFGRWEGCSWQQIPRNELDGWANSFLNYRLGAVGETVAEFNQRVTDFWLTLQQQLNASGQSQTLLCFSHAGVIRCILGQIQALGLAESSQLPLSMGSITSIKLATEGAQIEFVNR from the coding sequence GTGATATTTATCCGCCATAGCCAGCCTGATATTGCAGATAACTGCTGTTATGGGCAGTTAGACATGGCTGCAGAAGCCACGCAATTAGCGCTGGCGGTGGAAAGACTCGCCCCGTTATTAACCGCCTATCAAGTTGAAAAGATCCTCTCTAGTCCTTTGTTGCGCTGCCGCCAGTTGGCTGAAGCGCTTTATCCAGATGCGACTATTCACTTTTATCCAGAGCTGAAAGAAATCGATTTTGGCCGGTGGGAAGGTTGTAGTTGGCAGCAGATCCCCAGAAATGAGCTTGATGGCTGGGCGAATTCTTTTCTTAATTACCGCTTAGGGGCGGTGGGCGAAACTGTGGCTGAGTTTAATCAGCGAGTGACTGACTTTTGGTTGACGCTGCAACAACAGCTTAATGCCTCTGGCCAGTCGCAAACCTTGCTGTGTTTTTCTCATGCCGGGGTTATTCGCTGTATATTGGGCCAAATACAAGCTTTAGGTTTAGCTGAGTCGAGCCAGTTGCCGCTTAGCATGGGCTCGATAACCAGTATCAAACTTGCCACAGAGGGAGCTCAAATTGAATTTGTTAACCGTTAA
- a CDS encoding lysozyme inhibitor LprI family protein, whose amino-acid sequence MNLLTVKAFAHCRWLILLGTYGLMSFHASAAAQQPSNVCWQQASRAELNRCLEQELATLEQRQQQLVLLLQQQAAELEAISEGAKGLGLTLSQASDDFERFRDSYCRWEMKMMASGSGAGSQYLLCKIKLTENNLSHLQQWLKPSR is encoded by the coding sequence TTGAATTTGTTAACCGTTAAGGCTTTTGCGCACTGCCGTTGGCTTATATTACTTGGTACTTATGGGTTGATGAGTTTTCATGCTAGTGCGGCTGCGCAGCAACCTAGCAATGTATGCTGGCAGCAGGCTAGCAGAGCTGAGCTTAACCGCTGCTTAGAGCAAGAACTGGCGACACTTGAGCAACGACAGCAACAATTAGTGTTGCTGCTACAACAACAGGCGGCGGAGCTGGAAGCTATTAGTGAAGGAGCCAAAGGCTTGGGCTTAACTTTAAGCCAAGCCAGCGATGATTTTGAGCGTTTTCGCGATAGCTATTGCCGCTGGGAAATGAAGATGATGGCCAGTGGTAGTGGGGCTGGCAGCCAATACTTGCTATGCAAAATTAAACTCACCGAGAATAACTTAAGCCATTTGCAGCAGTGGCTTAAGCCTTCTCGTTAA
- a CDS encoding FKBP-type peptidyl-prolyl cis-trans isomerase: MKFVVLAILAIFVVLFLLRANNNGKAIKQNRQLGQAFLDKNSQKEDVITTDSGLQYMVLEDVVEGAGDTPSPTSTVTVHYHGTLLNGLVFDSSVERGRPAQFPLGQVIAGWTEGLQYMHVGEKFRFFIPSQLAYGDRSVASIPAGSTLIFDVELLSIDNP; encoded by the coding sequence TTGAAATTTGTGGTTCTAGCCATACTGGCCATATTTGTGGTGCTATTTTTACTTAGAGCAAATAACAATGGCAAAGCCATTAAACAAAATCGTCAACTGGGCCAAGCATTTCTCGATAAAAACAGCCAAAAAGAAGACGTGATTACCACCGACTCGGGCTTGCAGTATATGGTTCTAGAAGACGTGGTTGAAGGGGCTGGAGACACGCCATCTCCAACTAGCACCGTCACCGTGCATTACCACGGAACCTTGCTAAATGGTTTGGTCTTTGACAGCTCGGTAGAACGAGGCCGCCCTGCTCAATTTCCTCTGGGGCAAGTCATCGCAGGTTGGACCGAAGGCCTGCAATATATGCATGTTGGCGAAAAATTTCGCTTCTTCATACCTAGCCAACTAGCTTACGGTGACCGCAGTGTGGCATCTATTCCGGCCGGTTCAACATTAATATTCGACGTAGAATTATTGTCGATAGACAACCCCTAA
- a CDS encoding YchJ family protein: MRSRYSAFALGNARYLWQSHHPDYRQGAEPPVPSQPEDLGQWEKLTIVFSSDFVNGQDGMVEFKAYYRENQQLQILHERSNFKKVAGRWFYTDGEFAPKALERNSMCPCGSGKKFKQCCNKS, translated from the coding sequence ATGCGTTCTCGCTACAGTGCCTTTGCACTGGGTAACGCTCGCTACCTTTGGCAAAGCCATCATCCAGACTATCGGCAAGGCGCAGAGCCACCTGTGCCTTCTCAGCCAGAAGATCTAGGACAGTGGGAAAAATTAACGATTGTGTTCAGTAGTGACTTTGTTAATGGCCAAGATGGCATGGTTGAGTTTAAAGCCTACTACCGAGAGAACCAACAACTGCAAATTTTGCACGAGCGCTCTAACTTCAAAAAAGTCGCAGGGCGCTGGTTTTATACCGATGGTGAATTTGCGCCTAAAGCCCTCGAGCGCAATTCAATGTGCCCCTGTGGCAGCGGTAAAAAGTTTAAGCAGTGCTGTAACAAATCCTAA
- a CDS encoding VC2046/SO_2500 family protein produces the protein MLVDKIRNNSLCDELQLGDTLNQSAAHGQRARFQLLLSMLSQNVCDQAQFSMIKQAPTQIEQDLRSRFQLPVSRPLKAQADEYAVQARWSESLQAGDVAKIRLEQALGGYAACAEEKVDGLAEEVINNLDLLTRLKHQLSQPEQSDINTEVSGVEMYKILSDFDYSKPLSVRYFN, from the coding sequence ATGTTAGTTGATAAAATTAGAAACAATAGCTTATGTGACGAGCTGCAGTTGGGCGATACGCTCAACCAAAGTGCTGCGCATGGCCAACGTGCTCGTTTTCAACTACTACTGAGTATGCTGAGTCAAAACGTTTGTGATCAAGCGCAATTCTCTATGATTAAGCAGGCTCCAACGCAAATTGAACAGGACTTGCGTAGCCGTTTTCAACTTCCTGTTAGTCGCCCATTAAAGGCGCAAGCCGATGAATATGCTGTTCAAGCTAGATGGAGTGAATCACTTCAAGCCGGCGATGTGGCGAAGATAAGATTAGAACAGGCCTTGGGGGGCTATGCCGCTTGTGCCGAAGAGAAGGTTGATGGACTGGCCGAAGAAGTGATTAACAATCTAGATTTATTAACTCGTCTAAAGCACCAACTCAGCCAACCGGAACAAAGTGATATTAATACTGAAGTTAGTGGAGTAGAAATGTATAAAATACTAAGTGACTTTGATTACTCTAAGCCACTTAGCGTACGGTACTTTAATTAA
- the cobT gene encoding nicotinate-nucleotide--dimethylbenzimidazole phosphoribosyltransferase, whose amino-acid sequence MHNKFIIEALDEGLAEALMEKINLKTKPPGSLGVLEALACQLGQIQQTLSPQICQPKMIVFASDHGIALEGVSAFPQEVTAQMVQNYLAGGAAVNVFCRQHAIALEIVDLGVKNLPAAEGLVSRKVAESTQSFLQADAMTPAQCQQAISVGAERVSLAAKQGSNVVAFGEMGIANTASAAAVMAGCLNIDVAECVGRGTGLDDKGLQHKTAVLQQAMAYHQGEHTPEQWLAKVGGFELAAMVGAMLQAAQLRMTIMVDGFICSAAALVASQIAPLVTQYMVFCHQSAEQAHQRLLDVLGANPLLGLALRLGEGSGAALAFPLVQSACLFLNEMASFASAGVSREHD is encoded by the coding sequence TTGCATAACAAATTTATCATCGAGGCGCTAGATGAGGGCTTAGCCGAAGCGCTGATGGAAAAAATTAATTTAAAAACTAAGCCTCCCGGCTCACTCGGCGTGTTGGAGGCTTTGGCTTGCCAACTAGGGCAAATTCAGCAGACCTTGAGTCCCCAAATTTGCCAACCTAAGATGATTGTATTTGCCTCCGACCATGGCATAGCCTTGGAGGGCGTTAGCGCTTTTCCACAAGAGGTAACCGCGCAAATGGTACAAAACTACCTTGCTGGCGGGGCCGCGGTAAATGTGTTTTGTCGCCAACATGCTATTGCGCTTGAAATTGTGGATCTTGGGGTTAAAAACTTGCCAGCGGCTGAAGGCTTGGTGAGTCGCAAGGTTGCCGAATCCACTCAAAGCTTTTTGCAGGCCGATGCGATGACGCCTGCTCAGTGTCAGCAGGCGATATCGGTAGGTGCCGAGCGGGTAAGCTTGGCGGCCAAACAGGGCTCCAATGTGGTCGCCTTTGGTGAAATGGGTATTGCCAATACTGCTAGTGCTGCTGCCGTAATGGCTGGGTGTTTGAATATTGATGTGGCAGAGTGTGTTGGTCGTGGTACCGGGCTAGATGATAAGGGCCTGCAACATAAAACTGCCGTTTTGCAACAGGCTATGGCTTATCATCAAGGTGAGCATACTCCAGAGCAGTGGCTGGCCAAGGTTGGTGGTTTTGAGTTAGCGGCTATGGTTGGCGCAATGTTGCAAGCCGCACAACTACGGATGACTATCATGGTGGACGGTTTTATTTGTTCTGCTGCGGCCTTGGTTGCCAGCCAGATTGCGCCGTTGGTGACCCAATACATGGTGTTTTGCCATCAAAGTGCCGAACAAGCTCATCAACGTTTATTAGATGTGCTAGGTGCTAATCCGCTGTTGGGCCTAGCGCTACGTTTAGGAGAAGGCAGTGGCGCGGCTTTGGCTTTTCCCTTAGTTCAATCGGCATGCTTGTTTTTAAATGAGATGGCTTCTTTTGCCTCTGCTGGAGTGAGTCGTGAACATGACTAA
- a CDS encoding DUF3369 domain-containing protein produces the protein MSDSSELFLFDDDDDIESLSSEPSPWKVLIVDDDSEMHTVTKLVLNNFSYQQRKLSFIDAYNAAEAFELLRQHADVAIALVDVVMESDDAGLKLIDDIRERLNNHDIRLILRTGQPGLAPIREVIRRYDVSDYKNKTELSDVNLDTLMCASLRAYQEISELHLQQNNLRAAIHSSSVVANCHDEQHLASSVYQEITKQLTKQLPHQALSGFALALCHRQLRVLHSQGTLAELQDCRQLEDFPQLIQAMLRQALEQREHVHQQGKSVFYLANGQLHPLLFYVEGWQENQAPQFEPLELYIQATAIRMENRLLQRQLAYGQLQLLDMVYQAIQQPPASDEHLHIVQQQTQQLAVQAGLSSEEAEQLSQVAAFYDLSQLGLPDVVLNCSLLSAERWKCIAEHYALPEHLKSSAVQQQINNALIVAYQYRENWDGSGLPLGLAGDTIHLYARIVALAVFYAEHAHQANFTQQLQQATGQRIDPQLATFLVKH, from the coding sequence ATGAGCGATAGTTCTGAACTATTCCTGTTTGATGATGACGATGATATTGAGAGCCTTTCCAGCGAACCTAGTCCCTGGAAAGTACTAATCGTCGATGACGATAGCGAAATGCACACCGTCACCAAATTAGTCCTTAATAATTTTTCCTACCAACAACGCAAGCTCAGCTTCATCGATGCTTATAATGCGGCAGAAGCCTTTGAATTACTCCGCCAACATGCAGACGTAGCTATCGCTCTAGTTGATGTGGTGATGGAAAGTGATGATGCTGGACTCAAACTGATTGACGATATTCGCGAACGCCTTAATAACCACGATATTCGCTTGATTTTACGTACTGGGCAACCCGGCTTAGCCCCGATTAGAGAAGTGATACGGCGCTATGATGTTAGCGACTATAAAAATAAAACCGAATTAAGCGATGTTAATCTCGATACGCTAATGTGCGCCTCACTGCGCGCCTACCAAGAAATTAGCGAATTGCACCTACAACAAAACAACCTGCGAGCCGCTATTCATTCCTCTAGCGTTGTCGCCAACTGCCATGATGAACAACACTTAGCCAGTAGTGTTTATCAGGAAATAACGAAGCAGCTAACTAAACAGCTCCCCCATCAAGCACTTAGTGGTTTCGCTTTAGCTTTATGCCATCGTCAATTGCGAGTATTGCATAGCCAGGGGACACTAGCCGAGCTGCAAGATTGCCGTCAACTGGAGGATTTTCCCCAGCTAATACAAGCGATGCTGCGCCAAGCCTTAGAGCAACGCGAGCATGTGCACCAGCAAGGAAAAAGTGTGTTCTATTTGGCTAATGGACAGCTGCATCCGCTACTATTTTATGTTGAAGGTTGGCAAGAAAACCAAGCCCCTCAATTTGAACCCTTAGAACTGTATATTCAAGCCACAGCCATACGCATGGAAAACCGCCTGCTACAACGCCAACTGGCCTATGGGCAGTTACAACTACTAGACATGGTTTACCAGGCAATACAACAACCGCCAGCCAGCGATGAACACTTGCATATTGTGCAGCAACAAACTCAACAACTTGCTGTTCAAGCGGGCTTGAGCTCTGAGGAGGCAGAACAGCTCAGTCAAGTGGCTGCGTTCTACGATTTAAGCCAATTAGGTCTGCCTGACGTGGTGCTAAACTGTAGTTTATTAAGCGCAGAGCGCTGGAAATGCATCGCCGAGCACTACGCCCTTCCCGAACATCTAAAATCATCAGCGGTCCAGCAACAAATCAATAATGCACTCATCGTTGCTTACCAATATAGGGAAAACTGGGATGGAAGTGGCCTGCCTTTAGGTTTAGCCGGAGACACGATTCACCTTTACGCACGTATTGTTGCACTCGCGGTGTTTTATGCCGAACACGCTCACCAAGCGAACTTCACTCAACAACTGCAACAGGCTACAGGGCAACGAATAGACCCACAACTAGCCACATTTTTGGTTAAACACTAA
- a CDS encoding cystathionine gamma-synthase family protein, whose protein sequence is MTFKGFTTQLVHCDRLAGVEEGAVHAPIHNSVPYAYAATQDLVDVFQGKQYGHAYARQSTPTLDFLQRKIALLDDSISCLVFGTGMAAIGTVFLTLLKAGDHIVASRFLFGNTSSIFGTLKGYGIEVTLVDATSKQAVAEACQANTKMVFVETIANPATQIVDLVGIGELCQQLGLVYVVDNTLTSSYLFQPKSVGASLVVTSLSKYFGGHGNALGGSVSDTGLFDWSQYPNIFESYRSGDPKMWGINQMKKKGLRDFGGALSSQTAHMLSMGAETMALRMERQCANAQALAEMLDAHPKVAKVYYPGLASHPQHQRAKQLFKHFGALISFDLVDGIDCAAFLDKTQLVLNATHLGDNRTLALPVAQTIYYEMGLAGRQASGISETMIRCSIGIEDSEDLLSDFEQALAQF, encoded by the coding sequence GTGTGGAAGAAGGCGCGGTTCATGCGCCCATTCATAATTCAGTGCCCTATGCTTATGCTGCTACCCAAGACTTAGTCGACGTTTTTCAAGGTAAACAGTATGGTCATGCCTATGCGCGACAATCAACACCTACCTTAGACTTCCTGCAACGAAAAATTGCGCTGCTTGATGATAGTATTTCTTGTTTAGTTTTTGGCACAGGCATGGCGGCCATTGGTACGGTATTTTTAACCTTGCTAAAGGCTGGCGATCATATTGTGGCTAGCCGTTTCTTATTTGGTAATACCAGCAGTATTTTTGGCACCTTAAAGGGTTATGGCATTGAGGTGACTCTAGTTGATGCGACTAGCAAACAAGCTGTAGCTGAAGCCTGCCAAGCCAATACAAAAATGGTGTTTGTTGAAACCATTGCTAATCCTGCTACTCAAATTGTTGATTTAGTTGGAATTGGCGAGCTTTGTCAGCAGCTTGGCCTGGTTTATGTAGTGGATAATACCCTCACTTCTTCGTATTTATTCCAGCCTAAATCCGTTGGCGCTAGCCTAGTGGTTACTTCTTTGTCTAAGTATTTTGGTGGACATGGCAATGCGCTAGGTGGCTCGGTGAGTGATACTGGATTATTTGATTGGTCACAGTACCCTAATATTTTTGAGTCCTATCGTAGTGGTGACCCCAAGATGTGGGGCATTAATCAGATGAAAAAGAAAGGCTTACGTGATTTTGGTGGCGCTTTAAGCTCGCAAACAGCGCATATGCTGTCGATGGGGGCTGAAACCATGGCACTACGTATGGAGCGCCAATGTGCGAACGCTCAAGCTCTAGCTGAAATGCTCGACGCACACCCTAAAGTGGCGAAGGTGTATTACCCAGGTTTGGCAAGTCACCCGCAACATCAGCGGGCTAAGCAACTGTTCAAACATTTTGGCGCCTTAATTAGCTTTGATTTGGTTGACGGAATTGATTGTGCGGCCTTTTTGGATAAAACCCAATTGGTATTAAATGCCACTCACCTAGGCGATAATCGGACTTTGGCCTTGCCGGTCGCGCAAACCATATACTATGAGATGGGCTTGGCCGGGCGGCAAGCCTCGGGGATCAGTGAAACCATGATCCGTTGCTCTATCGGCATAGAGGACAGTGAGGATTTACTGAGCGACTTCGAGCAAGCTCTAGCCCAGTTTTAA
- a CDS encoding response regulator, with translation MATQYNYSDKKILIVDDQRAFQVMLKAMLQNFGATDVYFANTGEAAVKACRKRKFDILLVDYNLGTGKNGGQLLEELRVSKLLDVDALFFIISGDNNKSMVLSALEMEPDEFITKPFSQFQLHNRLARANLKRQSLRGIYQALAEKKYHKVIELCDEQIKQDSRYSNYCRNLRVEAQIALEEYSAAKDALEEILKERKQTWAKATLGRVYLLLNDNKNAIETLNRSVAESPLLLTAYDWLARAYRAEGELDKALDTVLKASKLAVNSLERQQLLAELAMESGDLTLAKETFSTILQLARRSIHRGPITYVTMFAA, from the coding sequence ATGGCGACGCAATATAATTACAGCGACAAGAAGATACTCATTGTTGATGATCAACGAGCCTTTCAAGTAATGCTAAAAGCCATGCTGCAAAACTTTGGCGCAACTGATGTATATTTTGCTAATACCGGTGAAGCTGCGGTAAAAGCCTGCCGTAAACGTAAGTTTGATATTTTATTGGTCGATTACAATTTGGGAACCGGTAAAAATGGCGGCCAGCTGCTTGAAGAACTGCGTGTTAGTAAACTGTTGGATGTGGATGCTCTATTTTTCATTATTAGTGGTGATAACAACAAAAGCATGGTGTTGAGTGCGCTAGAAATGGAACCAGATGAATTTATCACCAAACCGTTTTCTCAGTTTCAACTGCACAACCGTTTAGCCCGCGCCAACCTAAAACGTCAAAGCCTCCGCGGCATATACCAAGCCTTAGCCGAAAAAAAGTATCACAAAGTTATCGAACTGTGCGATGAACAAATCAAACAAGACAGCCGCTACAGTAATTATTGCCGAAACCTGCGAGTGGAAGCGCAAATTGCGCTAGAGGAATACAGCGCAGCTAAAGACGCTTTAGAAGAAATATTAAAAGAGCGCAAACAAACATGGGCTAAAGCCACTTTAGGACGGGTGTATTTACTGTTAAATGACAACAAAAATGCCATTGAAACCTTAAATCGCTCAGTGGCAGAAAGCCCGCTGTTACTTACCGCCTACGATTGGTTGGCTCGCGCTTACCGAGCCGAGGGTGAACTAGATAAAGCCCTAGACACCGTACTTAAAGCATCTAAACTAGCGGTAAACAGCTTAGAGCGACAACAATTGCTTGCCGAGTTAGCCATGGAGTCCGGCGATCTCACCCTAGCCAAAGAAACCTTTTCTACCATCTTACAACTGGCGCGCCGCTCTATTCACCGTGGCCCCATCACCTATGTAACTATGTTCGCAGCCTGA
- the purU gene encoding formyltetrahydrofolate deformylase — protein MQRKILLTECPDAKGLISTITNICAKHQLNIIKNNEFVDHQANRFFMRTELEGYFNDQTLLADLDNALPTGSIRRLESAGRKRIVIMVTKEAHCLGDLLMKAVYGDMDVEIAAVVGNYDSLRQLTERFDIPFHHITHVDLSREEHEQQVIEVVQQYQPDYVVLAKYMRILTPAFVEAFSNKILNIHHSFLPAFIGAKPYQQAYDRGVKIIGATAHFVNNDLDEGPIVEQHVIHVDHTYSAEEMAKAGRDVEKAVLSKALQQVLDEKVFVYGNRTVVFR, from the coding sequence ATGCAAAGAAAAATTCTATTAACCGAATGCCCAGATGCGAAAGGTTTGATTTCAACCATCACTAACATCTGTGCCAAACACCAACTTAACATTATTAAAAATAATGAGTTCGTAGATCATCAAGCAAATCGCTTTTTTATGCGCACCGAACTTGAAGGTTACTTTAACGACCAAACACTGTTGGCCGATTTAGACAACGCCTTGCCTACAGGCAGTATCCGTCGCTTAGAAAGCGCCGGGCGCAAACGCATCGTGATTATGGTCACCAAAGAAGCTCACTGCTTGGGCGATTTACTCATGAAAGCCGTGTATGGTGATATGGACGTAGAAATTGCTGCCGTGGTGGGTAACTATGACAGCTTACGTCAGCTCACTGAGAGGTTTGATATTCCCTTCCATCACATTACTCACGTGGACCTCAGCCGAGAAGAACATGAGCAACAGGTGATTGAAGTAGTACAGCAATACCAACCTGATTACGTGGTATTGGCTAAGTACATGCGTATTCTTACCCCTGCTTTTGTTGAAGCTTTTAGCAATAAAATCCTCAATATTCACCACTCGTTCTTACCGGCATTTATTGGGGCAAAACCCTACCAACAGGCCTACGATCGTGGGGTGAAAATCATCGGCGCTACCGCCCACTTTGTGAACAACGATTTAGATGAAGGTCCAATTGTTGAGCAGCATGTGATTCATGTAGATCATACCTACAGCGCAGAAGAAATGGCCAAAGCAGGTCGAGACGTTGAAAAAGCGGTATTGAGTAAAGCTTTGCAGCAAGTACTCGATGAAAAAGTATTTGTTTACGGCAACCGCACAGTGGTGTTCCGTTAA